A genome region from Bradyrhizobium sp. WSM1417 includes the following:
- a CDS encoding precorrin-2 C(20)-methyltransferase gives MGRIICCGLGPGDPDMMSVRADRTVRGAKHVAYFRKKGRPGQARRIVEGMLAGDVTEYPMEYPVTTEIAFDAPEYVQLLAGFYDEWAERLARLARAVDVVVLCEGDPYFYGSFMHLHTRLQGRVEIEVIAGIPGMVGCWNGVGQPIALGDDVTTVLMGTLAEAELERRMRDSDALVIMKTGRNLAKVRRALAAAGRLDDAWLVERGTMPGERVVRLAEIDAADCPYFAIVLVHGKGRHPDAAE, from the coding sequence ATGGGACGCATCATTTGCTGCGGTCTCGGCCCTGGTGATCCCGATATGATGAGCGTGCGCGCCGATCGCACGGTGCGCGGCGCAAAGCATGTCGCCTATTTCCGCAAGAAGGGCCGGCCCGGCCAGGCGCGACGCATCGTCGAGGGCATGTTGGCGGGCGACGTCACCGAATATCCGATGGAATATCCTGTCACCACGGAGATCGCCTTCGACGCGCCTGAATACGTCCAGCTGCTTGCCGGCTTCTACGACGAATGGGCGGAGCGACTGGCGCGGCTGGCGCGCGCGGTCGACGTCGTCGTGCTCTGCGAGGGCGATCCTTACTTCTACGGCTCCTTCATGCATCTGCACACGCGCCTGCAAGGCCGCGTCGAGATCGAGGTGATCGCCGGCATTCCCGGCATGGTCGGCTGCTGGAATGGCGTGGGACAACCGATCGCGCTCGGTGACGACGTGACGACGGTGCTCATGGGCACGCTCGCCGAGGCCGAGCTCGAGCGCCGCATGCGCGATTCCGATGCGCTCGTGATCATGAAGACCGGGCGCAATCTCGCCAAGGTTCGCCGCGCGCTCGCTGCCGCCGGACGGCTGGACGACGCCTGGCTGGTCGAGCGCGGCACCATGCCGGGCGAGCGCGTGGTGCGGCTCGCGGAGATCGATGCCGCCGACTGCCCCTATTTCGCGATCGTGCTCGTGCACGGCAAGGGCCGGCATCCGGACGCCGCCGAATGA
- the cobJ gene encoding precorrin-3B C(17)-methyltransferase, with protein MTGTLTIAGLGPGSDALVTPEVSAALAAATDILGYAPYVARVPPRSGLKLHPSDNREELHRASEALRLAAEGGQVVIVSSGDPGVFAMASAVFEVLEQAPQWRELPIRVLPGVTAMLAAAARAGAPLGHDFCAINLSDNLKPWAVIEKRLRLAAEADFAIAMYNPRSASRPEGFGRALAVLNEAGCGERLVIFARAISAADEKIETVRLNEATPEMADMRTLVIVGNSQTRRVGRWVYAPRQVR; from the coding sequence ATGACGGGCACGCTGACCATCGCGGGTCTCGGACCGGGCAGCGATGCGCTGGTGACGCCCGAGGTCTCCGCCGCGCTTGCCGCCGCGACGGACATTCTCGGCTACGCGCCCTATGTCGCGCGCGTGCCGCCGCGATCGGGACTCAAGCTGCATCCGTCCGATAATCGCGAAGAATTACACCGCGCAAGCGAGGCATTGCGGCTCGCCGCCGAAGGCGGGCAGGTCGTCATCGTGTCCTCGGGCGACCCCGGCGTCTTCGCGATGGCCTCCGCCGTGTTCGAGGTGCTTGAACAGGCGCCGCAATGGCGCGAGCTGCCGATCCGCGTACTGCCGGGCGTCACCGCGATGCTGGCGGCTGCCGCGCGCGCCGGCGCGCCGCTCGGCCATGATTTCTGTGCGATCAACCTCTCGGACAATCTCAAGCCGTGGGCGGTGATCGAGAAGCGTCTGCGGCTCGCCGCGGAAGCCGACTTTGCCATTGCGATGTACAACCCGCGCTCGGCGAGCCGGCCGGAAGGATTTGGCCGTGCGCTCGCGGTGTTGAACGAGGCCGGCTGTGGCGAGCGCCTCGTGATCTTCGCGCGCGCGATCAGCGCCGCCGATGAGAAGATCGAGACCGTCAGGCTGAACGAAGCGACACCTGAAATGGCCGACATGCGCACGCTGGTGATCGTCGGCAACTCGCAGACCCGCCGCGTCGGCCGCTGGGTCTATGCGCCGAGGCAGGTCCGATGA
- a CDS encoding cobalt-precorrin-6A reductase, with product MTRALILGGTADASLLAAEIARAGIGAVYSYGGRTRAPANQPLPTRIGGFGGVGGLADYIRREEITHVIDSTHPFAAEMSRNAVAACAETGTPLIALERAPWTQAPGDNWIEISDVDAAVAALPEAAANVFLAIGRQHIAPFATKPQHAYTLRFVDPPDAPLPFGADVIVSRGPFTLEGELEMMRARGITRIVARNSGGNGARAKIDAARRLGVPVIMIARPQLPERLRVDSVAEIMQWLGHRTCLGA from the coding sequence ATGACGCGCGCCCTCATTCTGGGCGGAACGGCCGACGCGAGCCTGCTTGCGGCGGAGATCGCGCGCGCCGGCATCGGCGCCGTGTATTCCTATGGCGGCCGCACCCGCGCGCCCGCCAATCAGCCGTTGCCGACGCGTATCGGCGGTTTTGGCGGCGTCGGCGGTCTTGCCGATTACATTCGTCGGGAAGAGATCACGCACGTGATCGACTCGACCCATCCCTTTGCCGCCGAGATGAGCCGCAATGCGGTCGCGGCTTGCGCGGAAACCGGCACGCCGCTGATCGCTCTCGAGCGCGCGCCCTGGACTCAAGCGCCCGGCGATAACTGGATCGAAATATCTGATGTCGACGCCGCGGTCGCCGCACTGCCCGAGGCGGCGGCAAATGTGTTCCTCGCCATCGGCCGCCAGCACATCGCACCGTTCGCGACCAAGCCGCAGCACGCCTACACGCTGAGATTCGTCGATCCGCCCGATGCGCCCCTGCCCTTCGGCGCGGACGTCATCGTGTCGCGTGGGCCGTTCACGCTTGAGGGCGAGCTGGAGATGATGCGCGCGCGAGGCATCACCCGGATCGTCGCCCGCAATTCGGGCGGCAACGGCGCGCGCGCCAAGATCGACGCAGCCCGCAGGCTCGGCGTGCCCGTGATCATGATCGCGCGACCGCAACTGCCGGAACGGTTGCGGGTCGACAGCGTGGCCGAGATCATGCAGTGGCTCGGTCATCGGACCTGCCTCGGCGCATAG
- a CDS encoding bifunctional cobalt-precorrin-7 (C(5))-methyltransferase/cobalt-precorrin-6B (C(15))-methyltransferase: protein MADPWLTIIGIGEDGLAGLSEASRKALDDAETVFGGERHLALAGVTGRGRPWRVPFDADVVLSCRDRPTAVLASGDPFWYGAGASLAEKLDAGEWIAHSAPSTFSLAAARLGWRLEAIACLGLHAAPFERLVPHLARGARIICLVRDGKAAGELAKWLTARGWGASTFWTLTALGGPREIINAHRADSFAGDVAGSLVTVAVETRGAQGLPRSSGLSDDLFVHDGQITKRPVRALALSALAPRPGERLWDIGAGSGSISVEWTLCGGMAIAVEPREDRAANIRGNAAAFGLAHRITVITGKAPEVLADLDAPDAVFIGGGLDIAMFDAVWSRLAPGTRLVAHSVTLETEALLGELHQRHGGDLMRVEIAHATPLGRYRSWAAVRPVLQWSAVR from the coding sequence ATGGCTGATCCCTGGCTGACCATCATCGGTATCGGCGAAGATGGACTTGCCGGGCTGTCCGAGGCAAGCCGAAAGGCGCTCGATGATGCCGAAACTGTCTTCGGCGGTGAACGGCATCTTGCGCTTGCCGGCGTGACCGGGCGCGGCCGTCCATGGCGGGTGCCGTTCGACGCAGATGTCGTGCTGAGCTGCCGCGACCGTCCGACAGCGGTGCTCGCCTCCGGCGATCCGTTTTGGTACGGCGCCGGCGCGAGCCTCGCCGAGAAGCTGGACGCCGGCGAGTGGATCGCGCATTCCGCGCCGTCGACCTTCTCGCTCGCCGCCGCGCGACTGGGCTGGCGTCTCGAAGCGATTGCCTGTCTCGGTCTCCACGCTGCGCCATTTGAGCGTCTGGTGCCGCATCTGGCGCGAGGTGCACGCATCATTTGCCTCGTGCGCGATGGCAAGGCGGCAGGCGAACTTGCGAAATGGCTGACGGCGCGCGGATGGGGTGCCTCGACATTCTGGACACTCACCGCGCTTGGCGGGCCGCGCGAAATTATCAACGCGCATCGCGCCGACAGTTTTGCAGGCGATGTTGCCGGGAGCCTGGTCACGGTGGCCGTGGAGACGAGAGGAGCGCAGGGCCTTCCCCGCAGCTCGGGACTGTCGGACGATCTCTTCGTCCATGACGGCCAAATCACCAAGCGTCCGGTCCGTGCGCTCGCGCTCTCGGCGCTGGCGCCGCGTCCCGGTGAACGGCTGTGGGACATTGGCGCAGGCTCGGGTTCGATTTCAGTCGAGTGGACACTGTGCGGCGGGATGGCGATCGCCGTCGAGCCGCGCGAGGATCGCGCCGCGAACATCCGCGGCAACGCAGCGGCGTTCGGGTTGGCACATCGGATCACAGTCATCACAGGAAAGGCGCCTGAAGTCCTTGCTGACCTGGACGCACCTGACGCCGTGTTCATTGGCGGCGGTCTCGACATCGCGATGTTCGACGCGGTCTGGTCGCGGCTCGCGCCCGGTACGCGGCTGGTCGCGCATTCAGTAACGTTGGAAACGGAAGCGCTGCTGGGTGAGCTGCACCAGCGCCACGGCGGCGACTTGATGCGGGTCGAGATTGCGCATGCCACTCCGCTTGGCCGCTACCGGTCCTGGGCGGCGGTGCGGCCGGTGCTGCAATGGAGTGCGGTCCGATGA
- a CDS encoding cobalamin biosynthesis protein, with the protein MKVAGLGFKKDVTLASLREALEAAGGPDGLAAVATVSDKADAEALKQLAGECGVPIKGIAAEMLAGIETPTQSKLIAKKFGTGSVAEAAALAAAGPGARLIATRVVSQDRTATAAIAEGDGA; encoded by the coding sequence ATGAAGGTTGCCGGGCTCGGATTCAAGAAGGACGTTACGCTCGCGTCGTTGCGCGAGGCGCTTGAGGCGGCCGGCGGTCCCGATGGGCTCGCAGCGGTGGCAACGGTCAGCGACAAGGCCGACGCCGAGGCGCTGAAGCAGCTTGCGGGCGAATGCGGCGTGCCTATCAAGGGGATTGCCGCCGAAATGCTGGCCGGCATCGAGACGCCGACGCAGTCAAAGCTCATCGCGAAAAAGTTCGGGACGGGATCGGTCGCCGAAGCGGCGGCGCTTGCGGCAGCTGGACCTGGCGCGCGATTGATCGCGACGCGGGTGGTCTCGCAGGATCGCACCGCGACCGCGGCAATCGCGGAAGGGGACGGCGCATGA
- the cobM gene encoding precorrin-4 C(11)-methyltransferase: MTVHFIGAGPGAPDLLTLRGRDLIAACPVCLYAGSLVPEGVLAHCPPGARIVNTAPLSLDEIVAEIAAAHADGKDVARLHSGDLSIWSAMGEQLRRLRALDIPYTVTPGVPAFSAAAAALEAELTLPGLAQTVVLTRTPGRASAMPEGEKLAAFAATGAVLAIHLSIHLLDKVVAELTPHYGADCPVAIVWRASWPEQRIVRATLATLDAAVGAEMERTALILVGKTLGAADFSESRLYAADYDRRYRPVGAEPRFPEVS; this comes from the coding sequence ATGACGGTGCATTTCATCGGCGCAGGGCCGGGCGCTCCTGACTTGCTGACGTTGCGCGGCCGCGACCTCATCGCCGCCTGTCCGGTCTGTCTCTATGCCGGCTCGCTTGTCCCTGAAGGCGTCTTGGCGCATTGCCCGCCCGGAGCGCGGATCGTCAACACCGCGCCACTGTCGCTCGACGAGATCGTCGCGGAGATCGCCGCCGCGCATGCGGATGGCAAGGACGTTGCGCGGCTACATTCCGGCGATCTCTCGATCTGGTCGGCGATGGGCGAACAGCTCCGCCGCCTGCGCGCGCTCGACATTCCCTACACGGTCACGCCCGGCGTTCCCGCTTTCTCGGCCGCCGCGGCTGCGCTGGAGGCCGAGCTGACGCTGCCCGGCCTTGCCCAGACGGTGGTGCTGACGCGCACGCCGGGCCGCGCCAGCGCGATGCCTGAAGGCGAGAAGCTCGCCGCCTTCGCCGCCACCGGCGCGGTGCTCGCGATCCATCTGTCGATCCATCTGCTCGACAAGGTCGTCGCCGAGCTGACGCCGCATTACGGCGCGGACTGCCCGGTCGCGATCGTCTGGCGTGCGAGCTGGCCTGAGCAGCGCATCGTCCGCGCCACGCTCGCAACACTCGACGCCGCTGTCGGAGCCGAGATGGAGCGCACCGCGCTCATCCTGGTCGGCAAGACTCTGGGCGCGGCGGATTTTTCCGAGAGCCGTCTCTATGCCGCCGACTACGACCGCCGCTATCGCCCCGTGGGCGCCGAGCCGCGCTTTCCGGAGGTGTCGTGA
- a CDS encoding cobyrinate a,c-diamide synthase, with protein MAAGLVISAPASSVGKTTLTLALARAWCNSGLRVQCFKSGPDYIDPAFHAAATGRASVNVDSWAMNRGTISHLVSRGTDADVVLAEGSMGLFDGVAARGVCGTGATADIAEMLDWPVLLVIDPSGQAQTAAAIAAGLRDYRPGVRLAGVVLNRVASPRHEALVRRALLDAGIAVFGALPRHAEISLPKRHLGLVQAEEQAEIGKLIDEAARFVAEHVDLDAVLRSAATWSPQPAASGVNVTPPGQRIALARDAAFSFVYPHMLEAWRAAGAEISTFSPLADEGPDPGADVCWLPGGYPELQAGKIAANARFRSGLRAFAETRPVHGECGGYMVLGTALTDADGIRHEMTGLLGLETSFAKRRMHLGYRLAELAAPMPGHQAGARLRGHEFHYSTILAQPDTPLAVVQDATGVIIAETGSRRGQATGTFFHLIAEDR; from the coding sequence ATGGCGGCAGGGCTCGTCATCTCCGCGCCGGCCTCTAGCGTCGGCAAGACGACGCTGACGCTGGCGCTCGCCCGCGCCTGGTGCAATAGCGGATTGCGGGTGCAGTGCTTCAAGAGCGGCCCCGATTACATCGATCCCGCGTTTCATGCAGCCGCGACCGGACGCGCCTCGGTCAACGTCGACAGCTGGGCGATGAATCGCGGGACGATCTCGCATCTCGTCAGTCGCGGCACTGACGCCGATGTCGTGCTGGCCGAAGGCTCGATGGGTCTGTTCGACGGCGTCGCCGCGCGTGGCGTCTGCGGCACCGGGGCGACCGCCGACATCGCGGAGATGCTGGACTGGCCGGTGCTGCTGGTGATCGATCCCTCGGGCCAGGCCCAAACGGCGGCCGCGATTGCCGCGGGCCTTCGCGATTACCGTCCCGGTGTGCGCCTTGCGGGCGTCGTGCTCAATCGCGTTGCGAGCCCGCGCCACGAAGCCCTCGTGCGGCGCGCGCTGTTGGATGCCGGCATCGCCGTGTTCGGCGCGCTGCCGCGCCATGCCGAGATCAGCCTGCCGAAACGGCATCTCGGACTGGTCCAGGCCGAGGAGCAAGCGGAGATCGGCAAGCTGATCGACGAGGCCGCCCGCTTCGTCGCCGAGCATGTCGATCTCGACGCGGTGCTGCGTTCGGCTGCCACCTGGTCGCCGCAACCTGCCGCGAGCGGCGTCAACGTGACGCCACCCGGCCAGCGCATTGCGCTCGCCCGTGACGCCGCGTTCTCCTTCGTCTATCCGCATATGCTGGAAGCGTGGCGCGCGGCGGGTGCGGAGATCTCGACATTCTCGCCGCTCGCCGATGAAGGCCCTGATCCGGGCGCCGATGTGTGCTGGCTGCCTGGCGGCTATCCCGAGCTGCAGGCCGGCAAGATCGCGGCCAATGCGCGCTTCCGCAGCGGATTGCGCGCCTTCGCCGAAACGCGCCCGGTGCATGGCGAATGCGGAGGCTATATGGTGCTGGGCACCGCGTTGACCGACGCCGACGGCATCCGCCACGAGATGACGGGCCTGCTCGGCCTTGAGACGAGCTTTGCCAAACGCCGCATGCATCTGGGCTATCGTCTGGCCGAGCTCGCCGCGCCGATGCCGGGGCATCAGGCCGGTGCACGCCTGCGTGGCCACGAATTCCACTATTCGACGATTCTCGCGCAGCCCGACACGCCGCTGGCGGTCGTGCAGGACGCGACAGGCGTGATCATCGCCGAGACCGGCTCGCGGCGGGGACAAGCCACCGGCACGTTCTTCCATCTGATCGCGGAGGACCGGTGA
- the cobA gene encoding uroporphyrinogen-III C-methyltransferase gives MSGFVSFVSAGPGDPELLTLKGAARLREADVVLYDDLASGAILDLARPGANLVAVGKRAGRASTKQHHVNRLLVDYAATGARVVRLKSGDAGIFGRLEEELETLREAGIGYEIIPGVTSACVAAAQAGIPLTRRHTSRRVQFVTGADVTGELPPDLNWVALADPEATTVVYMGRRTFPALVVKLIEHGLAPTTPALFAESLGRPDERLVRTTISELAEQLARGGAASTAAVILFGALAGDYPS, from the coding sequence GTGAGCGGTTTTGTCAGTTTCGTCTCCGCCGGCCCCGGCGATCCCGAGCTGCTCACGCTCAAGGGTGCCGCGCGGCTGCGCGAAGCTGATGTCGTGCTCTATGACGATCTTGCTTCGGGCGCGATCCTCGATCTGGCCCGGCCCGGCGCCAATCTCGTCGCGGTGGGAAAACGGGCAGGACGGGCCTCGACCAAGCAGCACCACGTCAACCGCCTGCTGGTCGACTACGCCGCAACAGGCGCGCGCGTGGTGCGATTGAAGTCGGGCGATGCCGGCATCTTTGGCCGGCTCGAGGAGGAGCTCGAGACGCTACGCGAAGCCGGCATCGGCTACGAGATCATTCCCGGTGTCACCTCGGCCTGTGTCGCCGCCGCGCAAGCCGGCATTCCGCTGACCCGGCGTCACACCTCCCGCCGCGTACAGTTCGTGACCGGGGCGGACGTCACCGGCGAGCTGCCGCCAGACCTCAACTGGGTGGCGCTGGCCGATCCGGAGGCGACGACCGTGGTCTATATGGGCCGTCGCACGTTTCCGGCGCTTGTCGTCAAATTGATCGAGCACGGCCTCGCCCCAACCACGCCGGCGTTGTTTGCCGAATCGCTCGGCCGTCCCGATGAGCGGCTGGTCCGCACCACCATTTCGGAACTTGCGGAGCAGCTTGCGCGGGGCGGGGCGGCCTCGACGGCGGCCGTCATCCTGTTCGGCGCGCTGGCGGGGGATTATCCGTCATGA
- a CDS encoding energy-coupling factor ABC transporter permease, with product MHIEPGLVSDAKLVLSYATGIAVGGVALKLAVETVREQGITSFAARTLATTGLVFVFFEILPHFPVGVSEVHFILGSTLFLLFGAAPAAFGLAFGLLFQGIFFEPPDLPQYGMNVTTLLVPLFGIQAIATRIISRNTAYVDLKYRQALALSTTYQAGVIAWVAFWAIYGSGFGATNLANIATFAASYALVIVIEPLADLGVLALAKSLRGVTASGLVTPRLHNAA from the coding sequence ATGCATATCGAACCCGGACTAGTCTCGGACGCCAAGCTCGTGCTGAGTTACGCAACCGGCATCGCCGTTGGCGGCGTTGCCTTGAAGCTCGCGGTCGAGACCGTGCGCGAGCAGGGCATCACGTCATTCGCGGCGCGCACGCTCGCCACCACGGGCCTCGTGTTCGTCTTCTTCGAGATCCTGCCGCACTTCCCGGTCGGCGTGTCCGAAGTGCACTTCATCCTCGGCTCGACCTTGTTCCTGCTGTTTGGAGCGGCGCCTGCGGCCTTCGGCCTTGCGTTCGGCCTGCTGTTCCAGGGCATCTTCTTCGAGCCGCCGGACCTGCCGCAATATGGCATGAACGTCACCACGCTGCTGGTGCCGCTGTTCGGGATCCAGGCGATCGCCACGCGGATCATTTCGCGCAACACGGCCTATGTCGATCTGAAGTATCGCCAGGCGCTGGCGCTTTCGACGACCTATCAGGCGGGTGTCATCGCCTGGGTGGCGTTCTGGGCGATTTATGGATCGGGCTTCGGCGCGACCAACCTCGCAAACATCGCGACCTTCGCGGCGTCCTATGCGTTGGTCATCGTGATCGAGCCGCTCGCCGATCTCGGCGTGCTGGCGCTGGCGAAGTCATTGCGCGGCGTCACCGCGTCCGGCCTCGTCACGCCGCGTTTGCACAACGCGGCCTAG
- the cobF gene encoding precorrin-6A synthase (deacetylating) — MLTLSLIGIGCGDPEQLTRAAITAINAADLVLIPRKGTAKSDLADLRRTICADVLASDTTRIAEFDLPVRDAAEADYRKGVDDWHDAVAAAWSQTIADHLEGEGKVALLIWGDPSLYDSSLRIARRLNPSPKIEVVPGITSIQALCAAHALPLNDIGEPFLVTTGRRLRDGGWPQGVDTVVVMLDGGTAFQSLDPEGLHIWWGAYLGMADQIVMSGALAEIGPRIVAVRQEARERHGWIMDNYILKRRP, encoded by the coding sequence ATGCTCACGCTCTCCCTGATAGGCATCGGTTGCGGCGATCCCGAGCAGCTCACGCGTGCCGCGATCACTGCCATCAACGCGGCCGATCTCGTCCTGATCCCGCGCAAGGGAACGGCCAAGTCCGACCTCGCCGATCTCAGGCGGACGATCTGCGCCGATGTGCTCGCCAGCGACACGACCCGCATTGCCGAGTTCGATCTGCCCGTCCGCGACGCCGCTGAAGCGGACTATCGCAAGGGCGTGGACGATTGGCATGATGCCGTCGCCGCTGCCTGGTCGCAGACGATCGCGGATCATCTCGAAGGCGAGGGCAAGGTCGCGCTGCTGATCTGGGGCGATCCCTCGCTTTATGATTCCTCGCTGCGCATCGCGCGGCGGCTCAATCCCTCGCCAAAGATCGAGGTCGTTCCCGGCATCACCTCGATCCAGGCGCTGTGTGCGGCGCATGCGCTGCCGCTCAACGACATCGGCGAGCCCTTCCTGGTCACGACCGGACGCCGCTTGCGCGATGGCGGTTGGCCGCAAGGCGTCGATACCGTGGTTGTGATGCTCGACGGCGGCACGGCGTTCCAGTCGCTCGATCCGGAAGGCCTGCACATCTGGTGGGGCGCCTATCTCGGCATGGCCGATCAGATCGTCATGTCCGGCGCGCTGGCCGAGATCGGCCCGCGTATCGTCGCGGTGCGCCAAGAGGCGCGCGAACGGCACGGCTGGATCATGGACAATTACATCCTCAAGCGCAGGCCGTGA
- the cobT gene encoding nicotinate-nucleotide--dimethylbenzimidazole phosphoribosyltransferase has protein sequence MLPEWVTQQCPEISAVHREAAVARQAQLTKPTGALGRLEQLAIDLAGLQATEQPRAARVPIIIFAGDHGIVAQGVSAYPQEVTIAMLANFASGGAAISVLARELGSNLEVIDAGTLAQEEMAGIVTDKPRSSTRDFSVEAALTPTELAFAFEAGRRAVTRAQAAQPDLLIFGEMGIGNTTTSAAIAAGLLGVSAAEIAGSGTGIDAAGRAHKARVIDAAIARHGIAGASPEKILCAVGGLEIAAICGAIIAAAQRRIPVLIDGFIVSVAALAAARLNPSCQPFLLASHQSAEQGHRLVLRALNVQPLISLDLRLGEGSGAAIALPLVRSACALHNGMATFAQANVPDRPA, from the coding sequence ATGCTCCCCGAATGGGTCACCCAACAATGCCCCGAGATCTCCGCAGTCCACCGCGAGGCGGCGGTGGCGCGGCAGGCGCAACTGACGAAACCGACCGGCGCGCTCGGCCGGCTCGAGCAGCTCGCGATTGACCTTGCCGGCCTGCAAGCAACCGAGCAGCCGCGCGCGGCGCGGGTGCCGATCATCATCTTTGCCGGCGATCACGGCATCGTCGCGCAGGGCGTCTCGGCCTATCCGCAAGAAGTGACCATCGCGATGCTGGCGAATTTTGCCTCCGGCGGTGCCGCGATCTCGGTGCTCGCGCGTGAGTTGGGCTCTAACCTCGAAGTCATCGACGCCGGCACGCTGGCGCAGGAGGAGATGGCTGGGATCGTGACCGACAAGCCGCGCAGCAGCACACGTGATTTCAGCGTCGAGGCTGCGCTCACCCCCACAGAGCTGGCATTCGCCTTCGAAGCCGGCCGACGTGCGGTGACGCGCGCGCAGGCTGCGCAGCCCGATCTTCTGATCTTCGGCGAGATGGGCATCGGGAACACCACGACATCGGCGGCGATCGCGGCCGGCTTGCTCGGCGTGAGCGCCGCGGAGATCGCGGGCAGCGGCACCGGTATCGACGCGGCCGGCCGTGCGCATAAGGCGCGGGTGATCGACGCTGCGATCGCACGCCATGGCATTGCGGGCGCTTCGCCCGAAAAGATCCTGTGCGCCGTCGGCGGTCTCGAAATCGCGGCCATCTGCGGTGCAATTATCGCGGCTGCACAGCGCCGCATTCCCGTGTTGATCGACGGCTTCATCGTGTCGGTGGCGGCACTGGCGGCGGCGCGGCTCAACCCCTCGTGCCAGCCGTTCCTGCTGGCCTCGCATCAATCCGCCGAGCAGGGACATCGGCTGGTGCTGCGCGCGCTGAATGTGCAGCCGCTGATCAGCCTCGATCTCAGGCTCGGCGAAGGATCGGGCGCGGCCATCGCGCTGCCGCTGGTGCGGTCGGCTTGCGCGCTCCACAACGGCATGGCGACCTTTGCGCAGGCCAATGTGCCGGATCGTCCGGCCTGA
- a CDS encoding histidine phosphatase family protein: MEGETFLWLIRHAPVDGVTGTIHAADAPADLGARAQLEALRYRLPRDAASYASPSRRTVETARALGLEPVQLDEFSEQNFGDWTGRRHDELAATGGEAYAQFWSDPARGRPPGGESFEDQVGRVRLGLSKIGAGAATLVVHSGTIRAALCIALDLTPQAALRFVIDPLSLTRIDRLATGWRVVCVNQPMI; encoded by the coding sequence ATGGAAGGCGAGACCTTCCTCTGGCTGATACGGCACGCGCCCGTCGATGGCGTCACGGGGACGATCCATGCAGCCGACGCGCCGGCCGATCTCGGCGCTCGCGCGCAGCTCGAGGCTCTGCGATACCGCCTGCCGCGGGACGCCGCGAGCTATGCGAGCCCGTCGCGGCGCACGGTCGAGACGGCCCGCGCGCTGGGTCTCGAGCCGGTGCAGCTGGACGAATTCAGCGAGCAGAACTTTGGCGACTGGACCGGCCGTCGGCATGACGAACTCGCCGCGACCGGTGGCGAGGCCTATGCGCAGTTCTGGAGCGATCCGGCGCGCGGACGGCCGCCGGGCGGCGAAAGCTTTGAGGATCAGGTCGGGCGGGTCCGGTTAGGTCTGTCAAAGATCGGCGCCGGGGCCGCAACGCTCGTCGTGCATTCCGGCACGATCCGGGCGGCGCTGTGCATCGCGCTGGATCTGACGCCACAAGCGGCGCTCCGCTTTGTGATCGATCCGCTGTCGCTGACCCGGATCGACCGGCTCGCGACCGGCTGGCGCGTCGTCTGCGTCAATCAGCCGATGATTTAA